From Rubripirellula tenax, a single genomic window includes:
- the aqpZ gene encoding aquaporin Z: protein MELGKRCIAEGIGTFWLVFGGCGSAVLAAMFAAPMDGTSVNLGIGFVGVSFAFGLTVLTMAYAIGHISGCHLNPAVSAGLVAGGRFPMKEFFPYVVSQVVGALAGAAVLYVIASGKNGFSLSGGFASNGYGEHSPGQYSILACFVAEVVLTFMFLMIILGATDRRAPAGFAPIAIGLGLTLIHLIGIPITNLSVNPARSTGPAVFVQGWALMQLWMFWVAPILGAVIAGVVYKTCFDTKPENA from the coding sequence ATGGAACTTGGAAAACGATGTATCGCTGAAGGAATTGGGACTTTCTGGCTTGTCTTTGGCGGTTGCGGAAGCGCCGTCTTGGCGGCAATGTTCGCGGCGCCGATGGATGGCACCTCTGTAAATTTGGGAATCGGTTTCGTTGGCGTTTCCTTCGCCTTCGGACTCACCGTGCTAACGATGGCGTACGCAATCGGACACATCTCCGGATGTCACCTCAATCCGGCCGTTTCTGCGGGATTGGTCGCAGGTGGGCGATTTCCGATGAAGGAGTTTTTTCCGTACGTAGTATCCCAGGTCGTTGGAGCATTGGCCGGTGCCGCTGTGCTGTACGTGATCGCGTCAGGCAAAAACGGATTCTCACTGTCCGGTGGCTTTGCAAGTAATGGATACGGGGAACACTCGCCAGGACAGTATTCGATTCTCGCCTGTTTCGTCGCCGAAGTAGTACTGACGTTCATGTTTTTGATGATTATTCTTGGGGCAACGGATCGACGCGCGCCCGCAGGATTTGCCCCCATAGCAATCGGGCTGGGGCTGACGTTGATCCATCTGATCGGCATTCCGATAACCAACTTGTCCGTCAACCCAGCCAGGTCAACCGGGCCTGCGGTTTTCGTACAGGGTTGGGCGCTGATGCAGCTGTGGATGTTTTGGGTGGCGCCCATACTTGGCGCCGTCATTGCTGGGGTTGTTTACAAAACCTGCTTTGACACCAAGCCCGAGAACGCATAA